acatccgtgttgcgcctcgttccacaccctctAGGAGGAGATGAGAAGGGTATTTGATCGAGCCGTGGccagcagggaggccgctcaccagctctcagatCTGCGTCAAGGCACATCTTCAGTCACGGACTACTCCATCGAATTCcgtaccctggcggccgcgtgccagtggaacgaggcagcgcagtgggatcgattcctgcatgggttatccgactgtgttcagaaggagatctaccacctcgagctgccccccacactaAATGGACTAATCGACTTGGCCCTACGAGTTGAtgcacggattaatcgcctgggtcgCCAGCCCAGTCCAACGCGCCGTATCATCTATCCTGTTagggggcgctcgagtcgagagaacgcggtcggtTCCGTCGCCGAacccgagcccatgcaggtgggtagagctctgctgtcccggagggagagggaacggcagaggtcccaaggactatgtttatactGTGGAGGCTCGAAACACAACATCttctcatgcccggtaaaagagccggccggtagtaaacttgaggctactatcgggtgggatctccgctgggaagtcctcaacaccATCATtgaccctccttccggtgaaactgcggtggaagaATCACTCTCACgaatgtcacgcccttctggactccggagccgaaggtaatttcatcgatTCTTcccttgcacatcacctgaacattcctgtcctgcctgtgtctctccccatccatgtcaccgcactcaatggccaggaactgccacacgtcacacaccacacagaacccatcacactactcccattgtgttaggtcacacCTGGTTAACTAAACATAATCCAAGAGTGGAgtgggttccaacacagtcacattgtggactgaaagttgtcatgagtcttgtctggtttctgcttgtcctgttgtccctgtttctgtctttcagaaggagaacatggtattgCCAAACGTGCctgcagagtatctggacctgaaggaggtgttcagtaagtcccgtgctgcttctcttcctccgcatcgtccctacgactgtgccatagatttagtgccaggtaagtctccgcctaaaggcaagttatactctctttctattcctgagagggaggccatggagaaatacatttctgattccttagcatctgggttcatccacccttcctcttctccagcgggggcgggattcttttttttgggtaagaaggatggttctctgcgaccttgcattgattaccgagagctgaacaacatcacgataaagaacacctgtccattaccactcatgtcttcagctttcgagaggttgcagggagcatctgtattcacaaaattggatttacgaaatgccatttggtccgcatcaggaagggggatgaatggaaaaccgcctttaatacccccagagggcactttgaatacttggtgatgccgttcgggctctccaactcgcccgggattttccaagcactcgttaatgatgtgttgagagatatggtagatcagtttatatatgtttacctgcatgacatactgattttttcttcatctctccaggaacatgttcaacacgtcagacgagtgctccagaggttgcatgcacagtctgttcccttcctagggtatatcgtctcatccgaagaaatacgtatggaccctgacaagattAAGGcagtgatagattggccatctccagattcctttaaggccctacagcggtttctggggttcgccaatttctatcggcatttcattcgcaatttcagccaactagcctcacctctgacagccttgacctctcccagtactccgttcaggtggtcggacacagctgaggctgcgttcactaacctcaaaagccgcttcgtttcggctcccattcttgtggcccctgatcccacacggcagtttgtggtggaggtcgacgcgtcagaggtgtgggtaggagcagtgttgtcccaacgtgctgtttcggacgataaggtacatccttgagcgttttttttctcatcgattatctcctgctgaacgtaattatgatattggcaatagagagttgttggccatcaaaTTAGCGTTAAAGGAGTGGCGGCACTggctggaaggttcaggggtacctttcattgtttggaccgatcataagaatttagagtacattagaactgccaaaagactcaattccaggcaggctcgatgggcactttttttcggtcgctttgagtttactttatcgtaccgcccgggttccaaaaatgtcaaacccgattctttatcacgtctttttgatccctccccCCGCCCggttactcccgagtgtattttacctgagaaattagtggtcttagcactcgtatgggaggtcgagtcgaaaggtcaagatggccttacaaggggtaacgcctccgtccggttgtccaccaaaccgtttatttgtgccggaggagttaaggtccgaagtcgtccagtggggtcattgttctaatgtagcttgtcacccagggataagtcgaattaatgggttggttaaacaacgattctggtggccacttatggctcgtgacgtccgcgattttgttttggcttgctcagtttgcgccagtggtaagtcatctaaccggcatcctgatgggcttcttcaaccgctgtctgtcccttcgagaccctggtcccacatcgctctagattttgttaccgccctccctaGATCACGtttttcggcttcatggcctcccggtagacgtggtttctgacaggggatctcaatttatatccaaattttggatagagttttgtaaattgctaggagcgtcagttagcttgtcttcgggttatcatccccaaagtaacggacaatctgagcgagccaaccaagatttagagaggacgttgcgatatttggtctccaagaatccttcttcctggagtcaacaactctctatggtagagtacgcccacaattcattgccggtgtcagctacgggcctctctccatttcagtgtagtttaggttaccagccaccagtctttcccagtctggaatctgaagtcgcggtcccctccgctcacgcgtttgtccagaggtgccaccacacctggaccagagcccgcgagactctgctccggatgagggagcgcactaaggctaaggccgatcgccactggtcaaagcctcccatttacATTGTGGGTCAAAgcgtgtggctttctaccagtaacattcctctgcgttccatttctaataaattagttttctatcaccaagatcattagtccggtgacagtccgcctcaaactacctccagcgtacaggaggatacaccccgcctttcaagTGTCCAagattaaacccgtgttttatgcacgtattaatccaccTACTCCAGTTCCCCCGCCGCTGTGTCTCacagatggggaaccgacttattcggtaaatcatattctggactcgagacggaggggatgaggattccagtacctggttgactgggaaggttacggtccggaggagaggagttgggtacctgctagggacatactggatcactcccttattgatgactacaatcagcaggtaggcccttctgggaactccaagaggagttcttagaggggggtgggggggtactgtcacggttggtaaaccgtgatctctgggttttgcactttttggtgaagtctgtgtgtttcgcgtctgcactgattagtttgtgggcgtctccgttaattgtcatcagcagcagctgtcactcattactcattcccTATATATTGGTTTGTcacacgtcttgtgtttgtgagaacgttgtttaatgtcgcttcccctgtttgttggctttagtgttgtttgcgtttggatgtccATATTTTCctcggaacctcatccactctccgcactttcactcagccacaaagacttaccttcggctctattccccgcagatcctgtgccatcctctcctgctgccttctcaccgtcatcatccggattcctcaccacctcaccaccatcttggagtgTTGTCTTCCCAGCATCGTCTTCGTACTCCTGTTTGTACTAAACTGTTTGTACTCCTGCTatatttgcccattggcctctgaccatcatggcctcctaacaatccccatatctgctgattggcttcatcactctctctcctctccaccagtaagctggtgtgtggtgggcgttctggcgcactatggctgccgtcgcatcatccaggtggatgctgcacactggtggtggatgaggagattcccccagactatgtaaagcgctttgagtgcctagaaaagcgctatataaatgtaatgaattattattattacttttattaaattgtctaAACTCACTATTTTTTCCAGTCCTTCATTCACCCCACCGTCACATCAACAGACCAAGACAAGGAGTAGCTCTGGGAGACATTTCTGTTTAAATGAAACTCTGATACTCCATATAGGTCGAATACCTTAACAGTAAGATGATTTGTCATTCCATGATGTTCAGAGACATTCATTCATGCAAGGTTGTGTATCTCTCAAACATCACAAGAGCAGGCAGAACTGGCAGTGTTAAGTGACCTTGGACGATTTACACAGATGCTGAGAACATCACATAATGACACCATCATGCCTTTTATGATTTACACATGGAATGAAAGACTGAAGAGATTTgtttggtttagattttttttagttatatatataatatatatatatccacactcATACCACGGTACACAAACTTCAAAATATTTGACAATAACACCACCAGAGCTTTGATtggatgcccccccccccaatacattcattctttcattatttGCAAATATACGAATGATCTATTTATTACAGAagtgaataatttaataaaataacaattttagtaACTCAATCTTCTTGATTTTATAATGCAGCAATCATACCCTCTACGTCCCTCAGAGATCCACCACATCTCAGTTTTGATTATATAACGGGCTTCAAATTCTTCTGGAAAAAACTTTGCGGCATTGGTATAGGGGTTGCCGCTTACAGCAAACACATTTGGTCCAATAATGCAAGGGTCACATAGATGCTCCAGAGCTTAATCCCAGGCAATGACATCTCAAGTTTTCTCGAAAGGTTTTCAGTTAAACACGCACCTTAACATGGAAACAAGGACTACAACTTCagtaccagcacacacacacacacacacacagaggaaaaaAACTGCATATTTAAGACATACAAACTCACAAACTGAGACTGCCTTCAAAAGTCATTTTGGGGAGCACCCTCACAGAAACCATTTAGAGAACAATGAACACAGGACTATTGGACTATTTAACGGTGTGACGGCATTTTCCTTCCATTTAGTAAAAGAACATGTTTTACCAAGCGAATACAAAATGGTATAGACATCTGATCTAATAGCTTCATATGACAAATTCATGACCTCTGTAAGCAAATTGTGTATAGAAAGCCACAGTATGACCGTATTGTATGCTAACCTTTGGAAATGAATCCCaatttaacatatatttcattatttgggGCTTGGTAAACGGCACTATGTAAAAATCACACATTTAGATCGCTCTTTGAACTGAAAACATGAAGTATGTTGACATGAGTTCAGTTTTTATGAAGGGTCTATGGtgtgtacgtttttttttttttttacccatcagCTTTCAGATTAGTTTTTAATCTGAATATAACTGTCCAGCTCCAAAAAGTATAAGGGAAAAGAGTGTCCTGAAAATATTGCCTCAGCAACCATTTTCATCTCTCTTCCCCTCCATAATCTCTTGCTACATTCCTTCCTCAAGCTCTCATTAGTGTCAAATTGGAGAAACTTTGATTTAGTGCAAAATGCTCTGAAAAGCCTCATTTTTGTCCACCTTTATACAATTCTGAGAGGCATCAAGTGTGCAGGTTGACGACATGAAAAAACGCAAGACTGAAAACACAACAGCACTGATGAGACAAAAGGGCGcgaaagtgatttaaaaaaaagagataatcagagcttaaatttatttcaaaacaacaataaaaataataaaaggacaaaaaGAAGCCCCTAGAGATCATTCCAAGACTTTCTTGTCTAATGCTTCTTTGCCATTGGTCCGCGAGTAGGGTTCAAATGCGGACGAGCTCAGGTAGCGGGCAGAAAGTTCCTGGAAATTCCCCGCGAGGGATCCAGCCATGCCAAGTGGGGTGGAGGTGATGCGTGAGGTGACTGACCCAAGCAGAGATGGCATAGGGAAGCTAAACAGCCCATGGGTAGGTGGAGATCCCTGAAGCCCCGTGACTGTCCCAGAACTGGTCACCATCGGCAGCGGCGGACTCCCCCCGACTGTGCCTGAGCTGGCGGCACTGCTGCTACTGCTGCTGGAGGAGCCTCCATTAGCGGTGATGCCCAGGGATGACCCACGCAGGGCTGAAGTGAGCGACGAGCTCCCGCAGTGGGGCAGCAACCCTGGCAGGCCTGGGGGAGTGAGGAGCCGGCCCTGCTCCAGGAGACGCAGGACGCTGCAGGTGGCAGCTGTCTCAGAGACCACGGAGCGCAGCTCTGAATCCTTGCCCTGATCCTTCTTCTGCTTAGTGCGACGATTCTGAAACCACACCTTTACCTGTCGGAGGAATGATAAAGAGAAATTagcttaaaatagaaaacaacaaAGCAATGTAATATGGATAATACAGTAAGCTTGCATAATGctactaaataaattaataaataaataaaaataaaattaagtttataaagtaaaacaattttagatttttagataCCATGAATTATAAAGATTATTAACAGAGACTAcatcaattaaaatgtaattaaattatgtatatataaagcaaatctgaataaataagcacgTACTACcatgtagtaaagttgaattctTAATGCAccaatttaatatgtattttggcaagtaaaaaaataataaaaacctatATAATGAACAAAAACATGCACCTATTCTTTTGAAAAACACAAGCTCCTTTTGCAAGGACGGATAGATCAATACTGTTTTGAATCACGTAATTGTACTGTATCCATTTAATTTGGGATTGCAAAGAAAGAGGAATGGCAATTTCCAGATAATACTTGTTTAGATCAAGTTCCATTGGCAGAacaaaatcataatatatatttattttctatagaGAAAAGGAGGCCCACTTTATATTTGCTGTACTTCAAATGGTTGATAATAGCTTCAAAAGAATAAGAACAATTAAGTATGACTAACATCTCAGATATGTGTCAAGCAGTTTAACtgtcacacataaaaaaaaaaaacagcttaaatgcatcacaacaattttttttatactatttagATATTTAGTGATAGATCAAGATTATTAAATAAAGAATAAGCTGCTGTATTTTACAAAGCTGTTAGTTACATAAGTGCATGCCTTAACAGTTTCATCAGTGTTGTAATGGAATGCTAAATACTAAGTTATCATATTAGACCTGCTATTGTCACTAAAGCACTAAAATGCACactttttgtttgcatttgtttAATCTCTTTGTGAACACCATGAACCGGATGGTCATGAAAAACATTGAGTTACAAGCAATTCCTTCTTATAAAAACATAATACTTTTTCCTCTAGTTCTCCATGCATTCTTAACTCTACCTTTGAGAAATACAAAATGCATTGCTGGTACACTTTCACAAATGGATGACTTTCCTTGTTTGATATTTCCACTGAACATTTTGTGTTTCAGAACACAATGTTAATTTCATGAAGCCGCCATTAAGGAGCACTTCACCCTCCTCATCAGGCGGCCAAGAAGAGACACGGGAAGCTTTAATGTAATCAAGGCATGGATTTGAACTGCACTGCAGCATGGGGCATTAGAGAGGACATTAGTGAAGCTAACTCTGTTGTGCTCCTTGTATTAGCAGCACCGATCTGCCTCAGGgttataaatgtcttaattttacCCCACAGGAGAGCAGAAGAATTTTAAAGTCATTAGTGGAGTGATGATGTGATAGAATGTGACACAGTTCAAATGGCCAATAGAATCACAAATGTTGAGACAGCAACAGGGTGTTTAATTAGGGGAGCCCTGATCGATACATCACTGCAGTATTGAGTGTCTTTTTATTCTTAAATGTAGTTCTTGGTCACATGTTCactaatgaataaacaaataaaaatgtggatTCCAAAGTTAGCCTTACTATTGCAGTCAGAGTTTCACTGTGCTGCAGATTAtccagggagacagagagagagagagagagagagagagagagagagagagagagagagagagtgcatgtacagttcagtCATGTAAACTCAAGCATGTGACCTCTTGCTGACCCCTGTGCAAAGCATGTTCCGCGAATGCATTGCTGGGCTTATTTTTGTAAAGCAGGCCTTTATGCCACTAACAATCTATCAAACTACTGAACTGATGACCAGGGCACAAAAAAAGGGAATTATCTGGGAAAATGTAAGTGGTCTGAAGGGATGCCATACGATTATcaaaatgcaaattaaataaatataaatatcaaaatcataataataaaatcatgtaGTCAGAACAACCTGTTAATAGGTAACTATGTGTCTTTTAATTGTACAGAGTATCAACAATACATGCGCCACAAGAATAAATATGTTTTGGGAGAGGCAAATATGTGTGATACatgtttgtgattatttttttatttttttttattttaatagtttttgtaatGATTGAATTTGAAGTAGTAATTGTATTAGTACTGTATGTATCGATATGTACATTTAGGTGTTTACCTGAGTTTCAGACAGGTTAAGTTGTCGGGCAAGTTCGGTTCGTTCTCGTCCCACAACATACTGGCACCGCTGAAACTCCATCTCCAGTCTGTACAGCTGTTCTGCTGTGAACGAGGTCCTAGTACGCTTTGGTCGATCTAGATCCAAACCCTTGGGGAGAATAATCTCTCGAATTGAACCTTTGGCATCTAAATGTGATAGGACAATTTTTTCAGCAAATTGTCATACCTACTGTAAGATTatcattaaaataactgttcgTTCAATTAAAAGAAATCATTATATCATAAAAACATGCTAAAAGTGATGTCTTTTTGAGAAATTAATATAGTCAtgcaaaacatttgaaacattaaaCAGTTTTTGTGGCTAAATAATCAACAAAACATATGACATTTTTAATCAAGAAATTATTTTCCTCCACAAgctgttaaaaatgttttggaGGTATGTCATGGAGCATAAATGCTAAACAAATGCAGGCTAGACtcttattattttagtaatttttaagaaaacactaACAATTCATCATGTAGGAAACAGTGTTgtctaaaatactaaaaaaaagttCAACTAAAGCTCAAAGCATTTCAAATTAGtaattaaaaacttaatttaaaacacaaatacacaaaaggTTCTGACAAATCACACtgcacaaaaatgttaaattttttctGTCTTTTGCATATTAGTTATAAATATTAATGGGTCTTCTATCTCAGAACAGATTAAATGataactattaaaaatgtttactaatcAAGTATTTAATAAAGCAAATGCATAAAAACATGTAGATAAAtgcatgatttaaaaatgaaagaacaAACAAGTAAGCTGGTGAGTTAAGATTTAAAatcaaagtcattatttttgttgttatttgtgTCTTTGTGATGTGCAGAACAATGCTCCGGCATTCTTAACAAAAATTTAAGCGATAAATAtactctttatttaaaaataagttaaGCTTTGTgacaacttcaaaataaaagtaaaaacacacacacacacacacacacacacacaggtctccATAATTATTCAAATCCAGATACTAAATAATTGTATTGGTTGCTGAATTGTGACTGAAGAAATTACACAATAATTTCATAAGGTTAATTTGCTCATATTTCGGCAGGCCTTTGAGTCTGCCCTATATTTAGCTTCACCACCTAAATAAATTAATGGAGCTGATTGCTCTCCAAAATTTCACAATCAGCTGACACAAGCAGGAGGGGCTTCACAACTATGTTAGTAATTCAGTAATAcaaattagtattagtattagtaataCAAATACAGACAAACAGCTTTTAGCCAAATTATCgcaaaaacattataatagtttaaaaaaataaaaaacaattatgtgAAATATGATTCATTTACAGATTCATTTCTGTGCATCTCAATGATACTGTTTAAGGAAAAAAGATGCATGTAACGgaatacttatttattttcttgatgATGGAGAAAAAGCTTTAAAGCTTAAAAAGTTAGATTTTTCATTAtgtataaaaataactaaatcatTTCTTAAATCCCTCAATCAAAGAAACTTTACTGTAAAGAAATACAAATTTCACAATCATATTGTACAGTACTAATTATTTTCCAGATaattgttctatttatttaagTGTTTTTGTCGGTTTTTGTTTAGTGTAATGGTAATACATATTTGAAATTATTGGATCATAAAGCTACGACACTCCATAAGAGCTGCCAAAATAAccctcatatatttttttcttcaatacaGAACCAATTTTGCCCTGTTCTCAATGCTGCATAGATCAATTTGCACCATGCACTTGTGCATACTCAAATCTATACACACTCACTGCTGgaggaaaaaactaaacaaaactgaaCCAGCAACTCAGAAGAATtatcacaaaaatctaaattaaaagttCCCATTAAGTCCATTTCCAGTAATTATTTTTTGTGAAGTACAAAATGTACCAAAAGCTCCACAGGAGTGTTTTAAAACTTACCCCGAACTAGAATCCTCCGGCAGTAATCAGGATCTGCTGAGCTTGTCCGACTCTTTTCGCAGTTTTCCACCGGTCCAGATGGAGAAAAGGACTCCTGCTGGTCCTTCAAGAACGTTTTTGAAATGTTCCCCTGGGAATCCTTTCCCTCTTTCCCCTCTTTTAGTCCATTCTTCAACAACATTCCGGACTCCGAGTCTTGGCTGTAGCGGACTTCCATAGTATCTTATCCTCTGCGaagatttcttcttctttttctccttGTTGGGAAGAAATAACTATTTGAGTATGGACACACACTGCTTATTCTGGATAATACAGGTTTTGGTCTTTCTATAAAACAGCAGCTTGAAGTCGAAGTCAGATAGCTAATGTGCCACTAGCACTTGCCCGGTCCACTGATCTGCCCTATTATCTCTGTGCAGACTCACTTGCCCAATGATCATAGACTTCTCACCCAAATTCAAAAGTAATTTAACAGCTCCTTTCTTTGTAACATTCACATCAGGCTGATCTCTGGGTTATCAGAGCTGTGGACGGATGCATGCTCGCCGCTTCAATTGATTACGGTAATTTTGCTGCCTCCAGATTTGCGTAACCTCATGAATACTCTAAATTGTTTGCGAAATTCACATTGTCCTGATAGAGGGGTCCACTCACTCCGACCCCCCTCTCCGCCCTCGTTTGCACAGAATCAAGGTAGATGATTTGCCTCGAATCGCCACAAGGCACAATCACAGAGCCAAAGGACTGCCGGAAAAGTTACACTTCATTCCTCGATGCCCCGGCATAGGCCGTTCCCCTTCTCTCAAGCTGCAGTTGTTCAGTGGGGCTTACTTCACGAGCAGGCTGGCGAATCTCCCCCCGGATAACGGTCCAATTCCAAACGCTGCACCCACAGAGCTAATACAAGCAAAGAGCGAAAAGAGAGGGAGGGAAAAATCGGTAAagagcaaagagagagagagagagaaagagagagagaaagaatgaggGAGGCGGAGAGACCTGGAATATGAAAAAAACGGAATCCACTTCGCTCGGAATCTGTAGTGGTAATGCACACGGATTCACAAAAGAAAGAGATGAACACAAGGGAACTCTGTCAAGCTGGGGACAGTGTGCAACAACAACCCTGAGTTACACAGCACCTCTAATACAACCCCAAACTGGATGTTACGATAACTCAGCCTCCTTACCCTAAAAAAACCTGTTAAAGCATTGCTAAAAAGAGAGATCCCAACGCTAACATCCAAAGCGACCCCCTCCTCCTCTCTTCTCCCACTCCTTCCACACCACTACACACCcaaccacccacccacccactcaGTCTCGCCTATTTTCATTGTCAACTCAACAATATCTGGGGAAACAGCAGTGGTCTGTAATCCAATAAGACCATTGATTAGGCTACAATGATTCAATTCAAGCCAATGGTTGCGAGCAGGGAACAGGCTCGGACCCTTCTTGTCACCTTGCATGGCCAGAGGCCCTCTTCAtgctgaacccccccccccccccccccgaagcCATTCAGTCCTTTAAGGGAAATGGAGAGCAAAAGGAGTGAAAGATGGCAATTATCTAATTGGACTATTAACAAACAATTCTGTGAGTGTGTCTGGTAGGGAGCAAAAGAGGATAGGGTGGGGGGTGCGGGACTAACTTCATTTAGTGAGTGTGTGCGGCAGCCTGTTGGAGAGAGGGAAAGGTTGTTTAAAGAAAAGATGAGAGGGAGGGATTGTTTAAAGAAAAGGTAAGAGGAGGCTACGAAAGGGGGCTGCAGGGGCAACGGGGTGATTCTGTGCCGAGCTTGGGAAAAATAGTTTGGTGGGACGTGCACCAGCTGTGGTCTGAGACGTTCCAGGTAGACAAAAGATGAAGATGTCCTGCATGGAGACTGTGGGACACTAAACTGTCTTGGTACAGAGCCATCTTCAAAtatctgtttatttttaagaCTGTTGGTCATGTGAAATTCCTCTTTAAAAATATGTTAGGTTAGGGATGCAGGTTTCCTACTATTGCGTAAAAGACAATAATATGCTCTCTTAATTTACTAATATAACTAATACGTACCCTTAAGTTATGAATATCAACCTTTAAGGAACGAATATGTACACTTAAGTTATAAATATCAATCCTTAAGGAACTAAAATGTAACCTTAAGTTGGAAATTATATATTAGTAACTTAAGTGTAAGTATAAGTACCCTTAAGGCACACATATGAGCCTATAATATCAAGCCTTAAGGTACTAATGTTCTCTTAACTTACATCAAATCTTAGGgtagtaatatatgtatttatttttaatttatgaataCTTACTCTTAAGATACAAATATGACTCCTTAAGTTCTGAAAATCAACTGTTAAGGTACTAACATGAACCCTTAATTTATAAATATCAAACCTTAAAATACTAATACAAGTGCAtctaaaaaatttgaatatcatggaaaaggtctttattttttgtaatttaattaaaaaagctaattttcttatatt
The sequence above is drawn from the Carassius carassius chromosome 31, fCarCar2.1, whole genome shotgun sequence genome and encodes:
- the LOC132111475 gene encoding ventral anterior homeobox 1-like, whose translation is MEVRYSQDSESGMLLKNGLKEGKEGKDSQGNISKTFLKDQQESFSPSGPVENCEKSRTSSADPDYCRRILVRDAKGSIREIILPKGLDLDRPKRTRTSFTAEQLYRLEMEFQRCQYVVGRERTELARQLNLSETQVKVWFQNRRTKQKKDQGKDSELRSVVSETAATCSVLRLLEQGRLLTPPGLPGLLPHCGSSSLTSALRGSSLGITANGGSSSSSSSSAASSGTVGGSPPLPMVTSSGTVTGLQGSPPTHGLFSFPMPSLLGSVTSRITSTPLGMAGSLAGNFQELSARYLSSSAFEPYSRTNGKEALDKKVLE